Within Romboutsia sp. CE17, the genomic segment TTGAAATTGCTATTTCTAGTAAATTATTACTATTTAATGCTTCTTCACATTTATTTATATCTAAATTTAAAATTTTTATTGACTCTTTCATAAAATCCTACCTTCTATTTTTATGTATATTATATCAAAAAATCATTTATCTAATATTATTTTTATATATTTTCTAATTAATTTTTTAATACTTTAAACAATAAATACTATGATTATCAAAATGTATATATTTAAAAATATTTATTTTTATGATAAGATATTAATAAGCAAAATTTAAGGAGATTGAACATGAAAAAGAAAAAAATAATTATATCTATATCAATAATTTTATTACTAGGAATTATAGGTATCAGTGCTTATGTTGGTAATTATTTTTATAATTTAGCCTTAAATCCTAACACCCCTAAAGATATGATATTTGGTGATGATGAAGATGATTCACTTGAAGTTAAAGAAGATGTTGATTGGCTTATTGAAAAGTCAAATTATACAGATAGATACATCACTTCATTTGATAACTTAAAACTTCATGCATATGAAGTAATTAATGAAAATAATAGTGATAAATGGGCCATTGTTGTTCATGGATACACTAGTGAAGGTAAGTATGTAAGTTCAAAGGCTAAGCATCTATACATGATGGGTTATAATGTTTTAATTCCAGACTTAAGAGCACACGGACAAAGTGAAGGTGATTATATAGGTATGGGATGGGATGATAGACTTGATATTATAGATTGGATTGATTATATAGTTGAAAATAATCCAGATGCAAAAATAGCACTCCATGGAACATCTATGGGGTCAGCTACAGTTTTAATGGTATCTGGAGAGGAACTACCTTCCAATGTAAAGGCCATAGTTGCTGATTGTGGTTATACTTCTGTATGGGATCAATTTACTTATCAACTTAAAAGTTTATTCAACCTAAAACCATTCCCTGTAATGAATATATCAGATATAGTTACACGAATTCGTGCTGGATATTCTCTAAAAGAGGCTTCCGCAATAGATCAAGTAAAAAACTCAAAAACACCTATATTATATATACATGGAGATAAAGATGATTTTGTTCCTTATTATATGATGGATGAATTATATAATGCTACTAATTCCCCAAAAGAAAAACTAATAGTTGAAGGGGCTGAACATGCAAACTCAGATTTAGTTAATCCAAAACTTTACTGGAATACAGTTAATAACTTCTTAAATAAATATATAAATTAAATAAAATACATTTAATAAAAAATAAGGGGATGTTATATTTGAACACCCCCTTATTTTTATAATTTTTGAACATTAATTGCTGATGGTCCTCTATCAGCTTGGACAATATCAAAATTAACTTCTTCGCCCTCGTGTAAATCTTTGTTATGACCTTCTTCTTTTATATTAGAAAAATGAACGAAAACATCTTCTCCATTATCACTTCTTATAAAGCCATAACCTTTGTCAGTATTAAACCATTTTACAACGCCTGTATAATTTGCCATTAAAATATCTCCTTATAATTATATTTCTACAGAGATATTATTTCTTAAATATTGTATTTTTATGCTTTATTTTCTTGCTTTGTTTTATTTGCACAATAAACTACGTATATAACAACTATTGCAAGGTATGGAAGCATTTGTATGAATTCTATTGGAAGATTAGCCCCTTGTAAATAGTTACTCATACTTTCGGCAAATCCAAATAAACTTGAAGTTAAAAGACCAACTATTGGATTAGCTTCTGCCATAGATTGAGTTGCAAGTGCTATATATCCTCTTCCTGAAGTCATTCCTGCTGAGAATAATGTTACATATCCCATAGATAAGAATGCCCCACCAAGAGCTGAAAGTATTCCACTCATAGTAAGTGCTATATATTTTACCTTATTAACACTTATTCCTACAGATTCAGCAGCTTCTGGACTTTCTCCAACTGCTTTTATTCTAAGTCCTAATTTTGTATATTTAAACATTATCCATACAAGTAAAACTAATATTAACGCCACATATGTTAGTATGTTATGTCCAGATAAAATTTTACCTAGTACTGGTATATTTTCTATTATTGGTATATTTATATTTGGTAATGCTAAAGAGTTAAGAGATGTAGATGCACCTTTATCTCCTGTTAGTAAATATAATCCAAATACCGTCATACCTGAAGCCATTAAGTTAAGTGATATACCTGATATAATAATATTTGATTTTAATTTAAGTGCAAAATATGCAATTATATTACTTAATATTATTCCTGATATCACTGCAAGTAACAATCCTATAAATGCACTTTGTGTAAAGTGACTACCTGCTACACCGACAAATGCAGCCGTTAACATTGTACCTTCTAAAGCTATATTTCTAGCTCCTGCACGAGCTGCTATCATAGCACCTAATGTTGTTAATAGTATTGGAGTTGTTGATCTTATAACTGCAAACCAGAATTCTTCTTTTAAAAAAATTTCAAATAGAGCTCCCATTATTTATCGCCCCCTTTGTTTTCATTGTTTGCTAGTGCTAGTTGGCTTTCTTTTCTTTGTTTTATAAAGTATAAAAATCTCTCAGCTGTAACTAAAAGAATTATTACTCCTTGTATAAGTGATACTATTTCATTTTGTACATCAGTTTGTCTCGCCATTATATCTGCACCAACACGGATATATGATAAAAAGAAAGCAGCTACTGGTACAAATATAGGGTTATTAGATGAAAGTATTGATATTATAACTCCATCCCAAGCGTAACTTGGAGCCATTGACCATTGGAAACGTCTATACATACCTAACTTTTCTATAGCACCACCTATTGCTGCCACAAAACCAGATATAAATGAAGTATATAAAATTACTTTTTTTGTATTTATCCCAGAGTATCTTGCAAATTCTGGGTTTGATCCTACTATTCTTATTTCATATCCCCACTTAGTACGAGTTAAGAATATAAATAATAATATACATGTAACTATTGCTATTATAAAACCACTATGAAGTCTAGTTCCCTCAACTATATTAGAAAGAGACGCACTCTTTAAAAAT encodes:
- a CDS encoding ABC transporter permease; the encoded protein is MHKDSKFNILKYFDLLRLFVAVGIALLITTVIIFMVSENPMKALGTLLTGPISSKRYLFNVLEMMVPLMFTGLSISLVFKSGNFSMITDASFYIGAVIASAVAIMIPLPSGIHPMVAIVIAGFIGGIIGSIPAWCKVKYKANELVTSLMLNYVFFYTGLYIVNKFLIDRQASNFASLKFLKSASLSNIVEGTRLHSGFIIAIVTCILLFIFLTRTKWGYEIRIVGSNPEFARYSGINTKKVILYTSFISGFVAAIGGAIEKLGMYRRFQWSMAPSYAWDGVIISILSSNNPIFVPVAAFFLSYIRVGADIMARQTDVQNEIVSLIQGVIILLVTAERFLYFIKQRKESQLALANNENKGGDK
- a CDS encoding ABC transporter permease, coding for MGALFEIFLKEEFWFAVIRSTTPILLTTLGAMIAARAGARNIALEGTMLTAAFVGVAGSHFTQSAFIGLLLAVISGIILSNIIAYFALKLKSNIIISGISLNLMASGMTVFGLYLLTGDKGASTSLNSLALPNINIPIIENIPVLGKILSGHNILTYVALILVLLVWIMFKYTKLGLRIKAVGESPEAAESVGISVNKVKYIALTMSGILSALGGAFLSMGYVTLFSAGMTSGRGYIALATQSMAEANPIVGLLTSSLFGFAESMSNYLQGANLPIEFIQMLPYLAIVVIYVVYCANKTKQENKA
- a CDS encoding cold-shock protein, yielding MANYTGVVKWFNTDKGYGFIRSDNGEDVFVHFSNIKEEGHNKDLHEGEEVNFDIVQADRGPSAINVQKL
- a CDS encoding alpha/beta hydrolase translates to MKKKKIIISISIILLLGIIGISAYVGNYFYNLALNPNTPKDMIFGDDEDDSLEVKEDVDWLIEKSNYTDRYITSFDNLKLHAYEVINENNSDKWAIVVHGYTSEGKYVSSKAKHLYMMGYNVLIPDLRAHGQSEGDYIGMGWDDRLDIIDWIDYIVENNPDAKIALHGTSMGSATVLMVSGEELPSNVKAIVADCGYTSVWDQFTYQLKSLFNLKPFPVMNISDIVTRIRAGYSLKEASAIDQVKNSKTPILYIHGDKDDFVPYYMMDELYNATNSPKEKLIVEGAEHANSDLVNPKLYWNTVNNFLNKYIN